Proteins encoded within one genomic window of Candidatus Sysuiplasma jiujiangense:
- the rpiA gene encoding ribose-5-phosphate isomerase RpiA: protein MEKQRRIAAETAVGEFVRSGMVVGLGTGRTANYATTAISKLVSEGMEIIAIPTSDATADLARKLGITLSSLDEHDDIEVTIDGADEVDRSLNLIKGRGGALVREKIVAASTRKEIIVVDEQKIVDILGHGQPVPVEILKFGSRCTLNHLSELGADAVLRESGRAVYVTDNGNYIADCKFDSIADPLKLERDIDSIPGTVECGLFVGIAHAVVVGSESGAKILRRNAS from the coding sequence ATTGAAAAACAGAGGAGAATTGCCGCTGAAACAGCCGTCGGTGAATTTGTAAGGAGCGGAATGGTCGTCGGCCTCGGTACTGGCAGAACCGCAAACTACGCAACAACTGCCATTTCAAAACTTGTTTCGGAAGGCATGGAAATAATCGCCATCCCGACTTCAGATGCCACGGCGGATCTCGCACGCAAACTCGGAATCACGCTGAGCTCACTGGATGAACATGACGACATTGAGGTGACTATTGATGGAGCGGATGAGGTTGACAGATCTCTCAACCTGATAAAGGGAAGAGGCGGTGCACTGGTCAGGGAGAAGATCGTTGCAGCCTCAACCCGGAAGGAGATAATAGTTGTCGATGAACAGAAAATTGTCGACATCCTGGGGCATGGCCAGCCCGTCCCGGTGGAAATACTGAAATTCGGAAGCAGGTGCACATTGAATCATTTATCGGAACTGGGTGCTGATGCAGTGCTCAGGGAATCAGGCCGGGCAGTATATGTAACGGACAACGGAAATTACATCGCAGACTGCAAGTTTGACAGTATAGCCGATCCGCTCAAGCTGGAAAGGGACATTGACAGCATACCGGGAACAGTTGAATGCGGTCTCTTTGTAGGCATTGCGCACGCTGTAGTCGTCGGCTCGGAGAGCGGTGCAAAAATCTTGAGGAGGAACGCTTCCT
- a CDS encoding creatininase family protein, whose protein sequence is MTMLYEELNLKSFAERVKEDPVVFLPVGATEEHGSHLPLGSDTIQAREVCNLVAQRVNGIVLPALPYGVSTSLRDYPGTISISYQALYAVAKDILSELVRNGIRKIVVLSGHGAQTHMSALRSACEEVAESGDTKIILLCDYDIAYRLRGKQDIPPDDGHGGVIETSRVLAFRPSLVSDSRPKGKDQTPDFFIPRHKSRYMTEGIIGDSSKATANLGSQINMYVVEELVKAVNAVM, encoded by the coding sequence ATGACTATGCTGTATGAGGAATTGAATCTAAAGTCATTTGCAGAGAGGGTGAAGGAAGATCCCGTTGTCTTCCTGCCAGTAGGGGCAACAGAGGAACACGGCAGCCATCTTCCCCTGGGTTCCGACACAATCCAGGCAAGGGAGGTATGCAATCTTGTAGCCCAGAGGGTCAATGGCATAGTACTTCCGGCACTCCCTTACGGTGTTTCAACGTCACTGCGTGATTATCCCGGAACGATTTCGATAAGTTACCAAGCACTCTATGCCGTTGCAAAAGACATATTGAGCGAACTCGTCAGGAACGGGATACGGAAGATCGTTGTCCTCTCGGGGCATGGCGCCCAGACACATATGTCAGCCCTGAGGTCGGCCTGTGAAGAAGTTGCCGAATCAGGCGACACGAAGATTATCCTTCTCTGTGATTATGATATTGCCTACAGACTGAGAGGCAAGCAGGACATTCCTCCCGACGACGGCCATGGCGGCGTAATTGAAACTAGCAGGGTGCTTGCATTCAGGCCCTCCCTTGTATCGGACAGCCGGCCAAAGGGAAAGGACCAGACGCCTGATTTTTTTATCCCCAGGCATAAGAGCAGATACATGACCGAAGGGATAATCGGAGACAGTTCAAAGGCGACAGCCAACCTGGGCAGCCAGATTAACATGTATGTTGTAGAGGAACTCGTAAAGGCCGTCAATGCGGTGATGTAG
- a CDS encoding diphthine--ammonia ligase produces the protein MKLAALFSGGKDSLYAMYIMLQKGHDIDSLLTVIPSDPASMMFHTPNIGLASASAECMGIRHLTVKARSDRELSSLRKLIENACDSGAEGIITGAIQSDYQYTRIDEICHDTGVRCFSPLWRKDELMLLNDIVASGIKAIIVSTGAEGLDWRFLGRTIDNRMITELAAIHDRYGVNLCGEGGEYETFVLDSPIHRKAIRIAEYRNVSGNGTSMLCALKTEFIEKIDGNGFLKMV, from the coding sequence ATGAAGCTAGCTGCGTTGTTTTCCGGGGGAAAAGACTCGCTGTACGCAATGTACATAATGCTGCAGAAGGGACACGATATAGATTCTTTGCTGACGGTCATTCCTTCCGATCCTGCTTCGATGATGTTTCACACACCCAATATCGGACTCGCGTCCGCTTCTGCGGAATGCATGGGAATACGGCACCTGACGGTGAAGGCGCGATCCGACCGGGAGCTTTCCTCACTACGGAAACTCATAGAGAATGCTTGCGACAGTGGAGCGGAAGGCATAATCACGGGCGCGATTCAGTCAGATTACCAGTATACCAGAATAGATGAAATCTGTCACGACACCGGGGTCAGATGCTTTTCGCCTCTCTGGAGGAAAGACGAGCTTATGCTGCTCAACGATATCGTTGCCTCGGGAATAAAGGCAATTATCGTCTCCACGGGTGCGGAGGGACTTGACTGGCGATTCCTCGGACGGACAATAGACAACAGGATGATTACAGAACTGGCAGCCATCCATGACAGATACGGCGTGAATCTCTGCGGTGAGGGTGGAGAATACGAAACATTCGTCCTCGATTCGCCGATACACAGGAAAGCCATTAGAATAGCGGAATACAGGAATGTCTCAGGCAACGGCACTTCAATGTTATGCGCCCTAAAAACTGAATTTATTGAAAAGATAGATGGAAATGGATTTTTAAAAATGGTTTGA
- a CDS encoding radical SAM protein, translating to MEHVIASEEEDIPDFELSPNARFNSRSEAWSALKHLLTGDMRPLRVTMSLCPECTADKKWDTMKVPAVVYAQNGLVNMVKECREHGVVQDKYWEDFDMYISAERHKDPGIKLLNPQVDFKASKIDCPKHCGLCVKHKSHTGLGNIVVTNRCDLACWYCFFYAKEGEPIYEPTLDQIRKMLLKMRNEKPIGANAVQITGGEPTLREDIIDIIKIAREIGYEHVQLNTDSVNFSRKPELVKAVREAGSNVVYMSFDGVTPEVNRKNYYEAPLALDNCRKADLGVVLVPTVIGGVNDHQLGSIVRFGAKNSDVVRAVNFQPVSLVGRMPKKQREMQRITIPGCIKKIEEQTNGEIGKEDFFTVPSTTKLTNFIEAFTGEDKYRLSIHFACGAGTYVFRQDDGKLVPVTRFIDVDGLFDYLQERADDINNAKNKKIARAKAGLQVISKINSFIDYDKVPPELHIRRMLVKALMSGNYDGLKDFHKKSIFLGFMHFMDPYNYDVDRVEKCDIHYAMPDGRVVPFCAFNVIPEMYRDKVQRKYSIPAKEYEDKTGKKLRFDKFRRDYTEEYKKQIAQKYYIDVLGKENIPTALPVIRAK from the coding sequence ATGGAACATGTAATTGCCTCCGAAGAGGAAGATATACCTGACTTTGAATTAAGTCCGAATGCAAGGTTCAATTCCAGGTCTGAGGCCTGGAGTGCACTCAAGCATCTCCTCACGGGGGACATGAGGCCGCTCAGGGTAACGATGAGCCTGTGCCCAGAATGCACAGCCGACAAGAAATGGGATACCATGAAGGTACCGGCTGTTGTTTATGCACAGAACGGCCTTGTCAACATGGTCAAAGAATGCAGGGAACATGGCGTAGTCCAGGACAAGTACTGGGAGGACTTCGACATGTATATTTCGGCTGAGAGGCACAAGGATCCCGGCATAAAACTGCTCAATCCGCAGGTTGATTTCAAAGCATCCAAGATCGACTGCCCGAAGCACTGCGGTCTGTGTGTAAAGCATAAATCACACACCGGACTGGGCAACATAGTGGTCACCAACAGGTGCGATCTTGCCTGCTGGTATTGTTTCTTTTACGCAAAAGAGGGCGAACCCATCTACGAGCCGACCCTTGACCAGATCAGGAAAATGCTTCTGAAAATGAGAAATGAGAAGCCGATTGGCGCAAACGCAGTTCAGATTACAGGCGGCGAACCTACGCTCAGGGAAGACATAATCGACATCATCAAGATTGCCAGAGAAATCGGTTACGAGCATGTCCAGCTGAACACAGATTCGGTGAATTTCTCCAGGAAGCCGGAGCTTGTAAAGGCGGTCAGGGAAGCGGGCTCGAACGTCGTTTACATGAGCTTTGACGGTGTAACGCCTGAAGTCAACAGAAAGAACTACTACGAGGCACCTCTGGCTCTCGACAACTGCAGGAAGGCAGATCTGGGCGTCGTTCTGGTTCCCACAGTCATAGGCGGTGTGAACGACCATCAGCTTGGATCGATAGTGAGATTCGGCGCAAAGAACAGCGATGTCGTCAGGGCAGTAAATTTCCAGCCTGTTTCTCTTGTCGGCAGAATGCCGAAGAAACAGAGAGAAATGCAGAGAATCACGATCCCCGGATGTATCAAAAAGATCGAGGAGCAGACAAACGGCGAAATCGGGAAGGAGGATTTCTTCACAGTTCCGTCGACAACCAAACTGACAAATTTCATCGAGGCATTTACCGGTGAGGACAAGTACAGACTGTCGATACACTTTGCCTGCGGTGCAGGGACATACGTGTTCAGGCAGGATGACGGCAAACTCGTCCCGGTCACAAGATTCATCGATGTGGACGGACTGTTCGATTACCTGCAGGAAAGGGCGGACGACATAAATAATGCAAAGAACAAGAAGATTGCAAGGGCAAAGGCAGGATTGCAGGTCATCTCAAAGATCAACTCGTTCATAGATTACGACAAGGTACCTCCCGAACTGCACATCAGGCGGATGCTCGTCAAGGCACTTATGAGCGGAAACTATGACGGCCTTAAGGATTTCCACAAGAAATCGATCTTCCTGGGCTTCATGCACTTTATGGACCCGTACAACTACGATGTCGACAGGGTTGAGAAGTGTGACATACACTATGCAATGCCGGACGGCAGGGTTGTTCCCTTCTGCGCTTTCAATGTGATTCCGGAGATGTACAGGGACAAAGTGCAGAGGAAATACTCGATACCTGCAAAGGAATACGAGGATAAAACGGGCAAGAAACTCAGGTTCGACAAATTCAGGAGAGACTACACAGAAGAGTACAAGAAACAGATAGCACAGAAGTATTACATTGATGTGCTCGGCAAGGAAAACATTCCGACTGCCCTGCCTGTTATCAGGGCAAAGTAG
- a CDS encoding redoxin domain-containing protein, which produces MGNLNEAKIMKPLTSGSDAPDFTLKSPDGVLVNLKTALAAGPAVVVLLPDITHQDSISVVENFRDDFNEFKALRASVITVIRAPDEDVGRLHSEHELPFPIFSDKTGEIFRKFKSLDGLLVKKPRKYACVVNTDGRITKAFRSVDANKLSRQTLYALRDQMGRSALKNRKQV; this is translated from the coding sequence TTGGGCAATTTAAACGAGGCAAAAATAATGAAACCGCTGACAAGTGGATCCGATGCACCGGATTTTACGCTGAAATCGCCCGATGGAGTGCTGGTTAATCTGAAAACAGCTCTGGCTGCCGGTCCGGCAGTCGTTGTTCTGCTTCCGGACATAACTCACCAGGACTCCATATCGGTGGTAGAAAACTTCAGGGATGACTTCAATGAGTTCAAGGCGCTGCGAGCCAGTGTCATAACAGTAATCAGGGCACCCGATGAGGATGTCGGCAGGCTGCACAGCGAACATGAGCTGCCCTTCCCCATATTCTCGGACAAGACGGGTGAGATTTTCAGGAAATTCAAATCACTCGATGGTCTTCTGGTGAAGAAACCTCGGAAATATGCCTGCGTAGTGAACACCGATGGAAGAATAACAAAGGCATTCAGAAGTGTTGACGCAAACAAGCTCAGCAGGCAGACACTGTATGCCTTGAGGGATCAGATGGGGAGATCGGCGCTGAAAAACAGGAAGCAGGTGTAA
- a CDS encoding ornithine cyclodeaminase family protein gives MAVFLRESDVDRLVGIREAIDILRDSFRMESEGRARILPRSRIRSVDGTLNVMASTIDDLSVSGLKAYFGGRGGVSFVVILFSTKECRTLAVIEAGRLGQIRTGAMSGLVTDIMAVRDAHLLGCIGTGYQAETQVEAVAAVRDINKIIVWSRTAENRRKFADRMREKLGIDTIHAESVSELKRCDVLITATSSRTPVISASDVPDTCHINAIGANRMESKELETETVCSAGRIVVDSIEQAKQEARDIVDAVSSSCLDWRDITEVHELVSGHAKKIKGRENGITIFKSLGIALEDVAIGKYVYDSAIKTGIGTELQ, from the coding sequence TTGGCCGTCTTTCTCAGAGAGAGCGATGTCGACCGGCTTGTAGGCATCAGGGAAGCAATTGATATTCTCAGGGACTCGTTCAGGATGGAATCCGAAGGCCGTGCCAGGATATTGCCCAGGAGCAGAATCAGATCCGTCGACGGCACCCTCAATGTCATGGCATCTACCATAGACGACCTCTCCGTTTCCGGACTCAAGGCTTACTTCGGCGGAAGGGGAGGAGTGAGTTTTGTTGTGATACTTTTTTCGACGAAGGAATGCAGGACACTTGCGGTGATAGAAGCAGGAAGACTCGGACAGATCAGGACCGGAGCAATGTCCGGGCTTGTAACAGACATCATGGCAGTCAGGGATGCCCACCTGCTCGGATGCATAGGGACAGGTTACCAGGCTGAAACGCAGGTGGAAGCTGTTGCTGCTGTGCGTGATATCAATAAGATAATAGTCTGGAGCAGGACAGCAGAAAACAGGAGGAAATTCGCTGACAGAATGCGGGAGAAACTGGGAATTGATACCATCCACGCAGAAAGCGTTTCTGAACTGAAACGGTGCGACGTGCTGATAACCGCTACCTCCTCCAGGACTCCGGTGATATCAGCATCGGACGTTCCGGATACGTGCCACATAAATGCGATCGGTGCAAACAGAATGGAATCGAAAGAGCTTGAAACGGAGACTGTTTGCTCGGCAGGCAGAATCGTTGTGGATTCCATAGAACAGGCTAAACAAGAAGCCAGGGATATTGTGGATGCCGTTTCCTCTTCCTGCCTGGACTGGCGGGACATTACAGAGGTGCATGAATTAGTATCCGGGCATGCAAAAAAGATCAAGGGGAGAGAAAACGGAATAACAATTTTCAAATCGCTTGGAATCGCGCTTGAGGATGTGGCCATAGGCAAATACGTCTACGACAGCGCGATTAAAACCGGCATCGGCACTGAACTGCAATGA
- a CDS encoding zinc-ribbon domain-containing protein codes for MKEERMPLNGVDPKQLYEDVKQHLTSEGLKILLDEGREGFYEIKAHKGSTLSVAVGAIRDVDVMITGNSTVCDVTLRTGAWGRDVAVPAVEGFIIFGVIGGAVAGGASYYMAHEFEKKFWDWLRADAHRLSQGTATAGTPFTPPMLPHDQRAYANLNPAVSSAPSQYCSRCGSKLVEGASFCASCGAKVS; via the coding sequence ATGAAAGAAGAACGCATGCCACTTAACGGCGTTGATCCTAAGCAGCTTTATGAGGATGTCAAGCAGCATCTTACCTCCGAGGGTCTCAAGATTCTTCTCGACGAGGGGAGGGAAGGCTTCTATGAAATTAAGGCTCACAAGGGTTCAACGCTCTCGGTCGCGGTAGGAGCAATACGTGACGTGGACGTCATGATCACGGGAAACAGTACTGTGTGCGATGTGACCCTGAGAACAGGCGCGTGGGGCAGGGATGTTGCCGTTCCGGCAGTGGAGGGTTTTATCATCTTCGGTGTTATCGGCGGGGCCGTCGCGGGTGGAGCAAGTTATTACATGGCCCATGAATTTGAAAAGAAATTCTGGGATTGGCTCAGGGCGGATGCTCACAGGCTGAGCCAGGGCACAGCTACTGCCGGGACTCCGTTCACTCCGCCGATGCTTCCTCATGACCAGAGGGCTTATGCCAATCTCAATCCTGCAGTCAGCTCAGCCCCGTCGCAGTACTGTTCCAGATGTGGCTCGAAACTGGTGGAAGGTGCCTCTTTCTGCGCATCCTGCGGTGCAAAGGTTTCCTGA
- a CDS encoding PD-(D/E)XK nuclease family protein, translating into MKSIHILETDPEKYLLADYSDRGLQTGRSVYVFPDTIAISEARDLLLRHHDAIDSSLFMTLEGLASHVVREVTGEQPLLLTDDLKALLARYVFRGMKTAGTRLPEEYSDILVRDYETLRPLQTDRKEWIRTLLEGSEAEFDKGKFDFRISVLDEFSALIEERLKVLAENGIYDRTGLIRKATELLKSADSCRIGKVNFFFLHFADPAVLSFILGFAVTAEVRLVAGMDQAESSSPALSRFRSIEGVVVRKDEDGENIKGCRQPPEIEFFGAPDRRREIIQIARTIRRRISEGGCRESDFKILARNIDDYDSAARDILNEYGLAVERGRRRLLEDDPVFAGVENFFRCLEEDATKEDFLRIIPEADYRILLSDSRLSKSLERLPSMLRSWRRETFRRNGYDIDGCWSRTSELATVLSDLKLKSSTPHSVGEWVEVVEETANRITAANGSAESSRFIPELMSAAVSWSAVCNLTGLEKLTLGDFLTLFRSLGKSDTGEGRSERSGILLTDVGITYFRRAAGTFIVGANFEIFPRGAEQNSFLPVKILDCLERSGIETRRCTRVVDSAERWYYLKARGLTDRLTVSFISNPEVAGYGIPSPFIIEEIKKRGNDGDPISIAYDSNLPAGKYIQDPGEEILAPAEIGQMLAYRFGCSRRYAEEDFFAEMWKRACKVPFSEFSRRLSRFDSKYLEWNFSAASIAPLTSDRILSPTDLNQYAKCPFRFVLTRLMKLSAAYGDFEQIGIGRDVHAILKTFLKLPDRESIGDMDARMLKRAIEAAVDAYYSRQYTDDYLSEPVAITGTDRVKSALFLFLSRERELQKLTCSTIELTEHSFGTPGGIFRIGEFEFRGIIDRVDTVPLEDHGAILLDYKFTTPARLKSYFRTDADLPLDFEIPVYSIYLRDELGYKIRAALYYSILKSNGLPDRAGIVVQESAGKVFPDLPRRKTVQLRVMPERELDAEIEKFRRNIISLASEIRSNRFPVRPAKGECGNCSFMTICRNWRGLTSDE; encoded by the coding sequence ATGAAAAGCATCCACATTCTTGAAACTGATCCTGAGAAGTATCTCCTGGCAGATTACAGTGATCGCGGTCTGCAAACCGGAAGGTCCGTCTACGTCTTTCCGGACACCATCGCGATTTCCGAAGCCAGGGATTTGCTCCTCCGGCATCATGACGCCATAGATTCCTCCCTCTTCATGACGCTGGAGGGACTCGCTTCCCACGTAGTCAGGGAGGTGACCGGTGAGCAGCCGCTGCTTCTGACCGATGATCTGAAGGCACTGCTCGCAAGGTATGTGTTCAGGGGGATGAAAACAGCCGGAACGAGACTCCCGGAGGAGTACTCGGATATCCTGGTGAGGGATTACGAAACACTTCGTCCGTTGCAGACCGACAGGAAGGAGTGGATAAGAACACTCCTCGAAGGATCGGAGGCCGAATTTGACAAAGGAAAATTTGATTTCAGGATTTCTGTTCTTGATGAATTCTCAGCCCTGATTGAAGAAAGACTGAAAGTGCTTGCCGAAAACGGAATATACGATAGAACCGGTCTGATAAGGAAGGCCACGGAACTTCTCAAATCGGCAGATTCCTGTCGCATCGGAAAGGTGAATTTTTTCTTTCTGCACTTTGCGGATCCTGCCGTTCTCTCCTTCATACTCGGCTTCGCAGTGACAGCTGAAGTGAGACTAGTAGCCGGCATGGATCAGGCAGAATCGTCGTCCCCCGCCCTTTCCAGATTCCGTTCCATTGAAGGTGTGGTAGTCCGTAAAGACGAGGACGGAGAAAATATCAAAGGCTGCCGGCAGCCTCCTGAGATTGAATTCTTCGGCGCACCGGACAGGAGAAGAGAAATAATTCAGATCGCAAGGACGATAAGGAGGAGGATTTCCGAAGGTGGATGCAGAGAGTCTGATTTCAAGATACTGGCCAGGAACATAGACGATTACGACAGCGCGGCCAGGGACATACTGAATGAGTACGGTCTTGCGGTGGAAAGGGGGAGGAGAAGACTGCTGGAGGACGATCCGGTCTTTGCCGGAGTGGAAAATTTTTTCAGATGCCTGGAGGAGGACGCAACAAAGGAAGATTTTCTCCGCATAATACCAGAGGCCGACTACAGGATACTGCTGTCGGACAGCAGGCTCTCCAAGTCGCTGGAGAGATTGCCTTCCATGTTAAGATCCTGGCGAAGAGAAACATTCAGACGGAACGGATATGATATTGATGGCTGCTGGTCCCGCACATCTGAACTTGCAACAGTACTCTCAGACCTGAAACTGAAGTCGAGCACTCCCCACTCTGTTGGCGAATGGGTTGAAGTAGTGGAAGAGACGGCAAACAGAATTACTGCAGCGAATGGTTCAGCGGAGTCCTCCAGGTTTATTCCGGAACTCATGTCCGCTGCAGTTTCCTGGTCTGCAGTCTGCAATTTGACTGGACTGGAAAAACTCACCCTCGGTGATTTCCTGACGCTTTTCCGCAGCCTGGGGAAGAGTGACACCGGTGAAGGTCGCAGCGAAAGGAGCGGTATTTTACTCACAGACGTCGGAATCACATATTTCAGAAGGGCGGCAGGCACCTTCATAGTAGGAGCAAATTTCGAAATATTTCCGAGGGGTGCGGAACAGAATTCATTCCTGCCAGTGAAAATACTTGATTGTCTCGAACGAAGCGGCATAGAGACAAGAAGATGCACGAGAGTGGTTGATTCTGCAGAGAGATGGTATTACCTGAAGGCAAGGGGATTGACCGACAGACTTACGGTTTCATTCATCTCCAACCCGGAGGTTGCTGGTTACGGAATTCCATCGCCGTTCATAATCGAGGAGATCAAAAAGAGGGGGAACGATGGAGATCCAATTTCTATCGCATATGACAGCAACCTGCCGGCAGGAAAATATATTCAGGATCCCGGCGAGGAAATTCTCGCGCCTGCGGAGATCGGGCAGATGCTCGCGTACCGGTTTGGCTGCAGCCGTCGGTATGCGGAGGAGGATTTCTTCGCCGAAATGTGGAAACGCGCATGCAAAGTCCCATTCAGTGAATTCAGCCGGAGGCTTTCAAGATTCGACTCAAAATATCTCGAATGGAATTTTTCCGCCGCCAGTATAGCACCCCTTACATCAGACAGAATCCTTTCACCGACAGATCTGAACCAGTATGCGAAATGCCCTTTCAGATTCGTCCTGACAAGACTTATGAAACTTTCCGCTGCTTACGGCGATTTCGAACAAATCGGAATCGGGAGAGACGTTCATGCCATACTCAAGACTTTTTTAAAGTTGCCGGACAGGGAGAGCATCGGAGACATGGATGCCCGGATGCTTAAACGCGCGATTGAAGCGGCAGTTGACGCCTACTATTCACGCCAGTACACGGATGATTATCTCAGTGAGCCAGTGGCCATTACCGGAACTGACAGGGTTAAATCGGCACTCTTCCTGTTCCTCAGCAGGGAACGGGAGCTGCAGAAGCTGACATGCAGCACAATAGAACTTACGGAACACAGTTTCGGCACACCCGGCGGTATATTCAGGATTGGAGAATTTGAGTTCAGGGGTATCATCGACAGGGTAGATACCGTACCGCTGGAAGATCACGGTGCAATCCTGCTGGATTATAAATTCACCACGCCCGCGAGGCTGAAAAGCTATTTCAGAACAGATGCAGACCTGCCGCTTGATTTCGAGATACCCGTCTATTCCATTTACCTCAGGGATGAACTCGGATACAAAATCCGTGCTGCTTTATATTATTCGATTCTCAAATCGAACGGCCTGCCCGATCGTGCAGGCATAGTGGTTCAGGAGTCGGCCGGAAAAGTATTTCCGGATTTACCACGCAGAAAAACCGTTCAGCTGCGCGTTATGCCAGAAAGGGAACTTGATGCGGAAATTGAGAAGTTCAGGAGGAATATAATTTCGCTTGCGTCGGAAATCAGGTCAAACCGCTTTCCGGTCAGACCTGCAAAGGGGGAATGCGGCAACTGTAGTTTCATGACGATATGCAGAAACTGGAGGGGGCTTACTTCAGATGAATGA